The region CGTGCGGTTTTTAGATAGACGTCTGTTTCCCATGATTAAAGATGGACTCAGAACAGGTGGTGTTCTGATTTTTGAATCTTTTATTGGTGGAAAAAAGAAGCAATATTGTCTGAAACAAAATGAGTTGCTTCATGCCTTTCAGTCGTTGCGCATCGTATATTACGAGGAAAAAGAATCAGACCATTCGGATAAGTTTGATCAAACCGCCTCCCTGGTTGCGGTTAAAACCGGTTCAACCCTTTAGCGAAGTTAAGGTAAAGGCAATACGAACACAACCAAACCTGTTTTCCATCTAAGGAATCCGGGTAGTAATACCAAGGAATCAAAACCCATGTCGGAAACACGCGTAACCAACCAGATTTTTGATAAGTTCCCCAGCTTTCGCCGCGGCATCGTGGTCGCATGCCAGATGAACAATCGGGAATCAGCCACAAAACTGGAGTCTCTTTTGTATGAGGCTCTCGCCAACGCAGCCGCCAATCCCATCGATTTAACCACAGATCAAAGAACGGCTGTCTGGATGGAAACCTATCGGGAGTTGGGGGTCAATCCGAAAAAGTTCCCACCGGCGCATCTTGCACTGCTGAAGCGGGTCCAGAAACCCGGCGCTTCCATTCCTTTCATCAACAAGGCGGTGGCGATCATGAACGACAACTCGATCCGGGGGGCCTTACCGGTCGGTGGGGATGATATACTTCGGGCAGGGGAAACCTTCGAACTTCGCTTTGCCGAAGGGAGTGAAAAGTTCACTCCCCTCAATGCTCCGGAGAAAACCGAACAGCCCAATTCCGGGGAGATTATTTACGTGGTTGTGGAAAACCGAGAGGTCATGTGCCGGCGATGGAACTGGCGGAACGGTTATCAGACGCGGATCACCGAAGAAACACAAGCCATGGTGATGAACATCGACGGACTCGGAAAGGACAGTGAGAAACGGGCCATATCCGTTCGCGATCGCGTGGCCCGAATGCTTGAACAGTATTGTAACGCGGAGGTCGAGACCGCTCTGCTGACACCATCCGAGCCGTATTTTCGATTTCATCTATAGGCCGATTTTCCGCAGAAATCAAATAGGTGAGTTTGTTACCGTCTAAGCAATAATAGCGATAGGCCATCATCAATTTAAAGGGAATACAATTATGGAAAATATTTTAATTAATCAATCGGTAGCCATACTGTGCGATGGAAACAATATTGAACGGAGTATCCATGGGCTTTCTAAAACAAAAAACGCCATGATCAATTTTGATCGGTTGATCCCGAAATTGCTAAATGACAGGGGATTAAACCGGTTGCTTTATTTTAGGGAAGGTAAGTCCATATCTTCCAAATTCGCGGATCGATTGCATGAAAACTATTACGGCTCTGTTATTCCGTGTCATAAATCTGCCGATATTCCACTTTCTATCAAAGCCACGCAGCTCGCTTCCAAGGTGGACACCATTATCATTATGTCAGGGGATTCGGATTATGTGGATTTGGTGATACACCTGAAAGGGGAAGGGGTGAGAGTGGAAATTGCTGCAGTAAAAAGGACAGCTGCCAAGATATTAATCGATGAAGCAGATTATTTTCATGAAATCACCAAAGAAGACTGGTTTGTATATAAATCACCACGAAAGGCAAGGGCGAAATGAAGACAAGAAGCTCATAATGCCTTCCATCCCACTGCACTATCAGGATTGTATCGTTTGGGAAATAGTTGGTTGTGTCGTATTTTTTGCTAAACGGTTTTTTAACCTAGAAAAAAAGTGAAAGTGGGTTTTGCCTTTTCATGATCAGACAAGAATCTGCATACCCATATAATAAATAAGCGGGATAAATACAGCTGGCAGCATATTGCCCACTTTAATTTTATGCCCTCCCAGCATGTTTATGCCGAGACCCACAATTAAAAGCCCACCCACAGATGACATTTGGGATAT is a window of Thermodesulfobacteriota bacterium DNA encoding:
- a CDS encoding phenylalanine--tRNA ligase beta subunit-related protein, with the protein product MSETRVTNQIFDKFPSFRRGIVVACQMNNRESATKLESLLYEALANAAANPIDLTTDQRTAVWMETYRELGVNPKKFPPAHLALLKRVQKPGASIPFINKAVAIMNDNSIRGALPVGGDDILRAGETFELRFAEGSEKFTPLNAPEKTEQPNSGEIIYVVVENREVMCRRWNWRNGYQTRITEETQAMVMNIDGLGKDSEKRAISVRDRVARMLEQYCNAEVETALLTPSEPYFRFHL
- a CDS encoding NYN domain-containing protein, encoding MENILINQSVAILCDGNNIERSIHGLSKTKNAMINFDRLIPKLLNDRGLNRLLYFREGKSISSKFADRLHENYYGSVIPCHKSADIPLSIKATQLASKVDTIIIMSGDSDYVDLVIHLKGEGVRVEIAAVKRTAAKILIDEADYFHEITKEDWFVYKSPRKARAK